One stretch of Candida orthopsilosis Co 90-125, chromosome 3 draft sequence DNA includes these proteins:
- a CDS encoding Irs4 protein — protein MIFRAGDFEKKINTTSAILCIYSSMSNANNAANIAALAAFNAGKKKDVGNAATTTSRLSGSQSQNKSQTHMQQPQPKRNTTQKNITTKKPENTSTDASSQASLQPAYSPIQRPQSHDFALDNKDRASSGHHMPDYFTQTPRQVSRRHSAKSPHYSPMLSPQSPRDMISSVRSSIDSKAINNDANSKRLSLDYSPQEMLKTLKESLNRKSQAQNIPKMMDARGQTILDGVRERIDDNMKETSHNLANLSLKQYEWSKSHSDAELGNTRGVNDSQSSFETCMTDVDPRMNLKRQSTPNNAHGVRIDVTDHDAEVSKGQSETNDAAIRVPVPAPESDALSVADTFHSPSTNKGARRKPPPPSDEESDTIARHTTSDTDNNDDMHFNSSDGLSGDELRKQMQLNGVSMDTFSSGEVMIPPDDMASFTDNEESDPPREIKVKDTKFPQFPDVRKHHQHLFGMRRHRLKEGDKYHRYDSGANSDDELSESSSQLTAAAPLPQQQIQVQGHANTSKGSSQPVKFKATMRKTNKRKDRKTKFDELKPWKTHDELNFPTEHERKRYEGVWVSNKGLYMNLVVTRLTGVDYDRVDGEKPTAEHDDSMKAALISTNVIQPDAKDDGSDKNDSKKGSLEDEAPLSKAEEAANKLHSLENADPNQLILSAVVKRIWNRSRLPSDILEQIWNLVDFRRDGSLNKNEFLVGMWLVDQCLYGRKLPKKVESIVWDSLGGIGVNVNLNSRRWK, from the coding sequence ATGATTTTTAGAGCGGGAGATTTCGAAAAAAAGATCAACACAACATCTGCCATTCTTTGTATTTATTCGTCAATGAGTAACGCCAACAACGCGGCTAACATAGCTGCCTTAGCGGCGTTTAATGcaggaaagaaaaaggatGTTGGAAACGCAGCTACAACGACTTCACGATTGAGTGGTTCTCAAAGCCAGAATAAATCTCAAACACATATGCAACAGCCACAGCCGAAGAGAAACACCACACAGAAAAACATCACCACAAAGAAGCCAGAAAATACCTCCACAGATGCATCATCACAAGCGTCACTTCAACCTGCGTACTCTCCCATTCAAAGACCACAGAGTCACGATTTTGCATTGGACAATAAAGATAGAGCTAGTAGTGGTCACCATATGCCAGACTACTTTACGCAAACACCACGCCAAGTCTCACGAAGACATTCAGCTAAGCTGCCTCACTATCTGCCTATGTTACTGCCACAATCACCAAGAGATATGATTAGTAGTGTAAGAAGTTCGATAGACTCCAAAGCTATCAACAACGATGCCAATTCTAAGCGATTGTCACTCGATTATTCACCACAGGAGATGTTGAAGACCCTTAAGGAATCGCTTAATAGAAAATCACAGGCGCAGAATATTCCCAAGATGATGGATGCAAGAGGTCAAACCATACTTGATGGAGTTCGAGAACGAATCGATGATAATATGAAGGAAACGTCGCATAATTTGGCCAATCTCAGTTTAAAGCAGTATGAATGGCTGAAATCACATTCAGATGCAGAATTGGGTAATACTCGTGGTGTAAATGACTCTCAATCATCATTTGAGACATGTATGACTGATGTGGATCCAAGAATGAACTTGAAACGCCAACTGACACCAAACAATGCACACGGAGTGAGGATAGACGTGACTGATCATGATGCAGAAGTGAGCAAAGGACAAAGTGAAACAAATGATGCGGCTATAAGAGTGCCTGTGCCAGCACCTGAATCTGATGCTTTGTCTGTGGCAGACACTTTTCACCTGCCGCTGACGAATAAAGGTGCACGGAGAAAACCACCCCCTCCATCCGATGAAGAGCTGGATACAATAGCTCGACATACTACTTCTGATACTGATAACAATGATGACATGCACTTTAATCTGAGTGATGGACTTTctggtgatgaattgaggaagcaaatgcaattgaatGGCGTGTCAATGGATACTTTTTCTAGTGGGGAAGTGATGATTCCGCCAGATGATATGGCGTCCTTCACTGATAATGAGGAATCGGACCCCCCACGGGAAATTAAAGTAAAGGATACAAAATTTCCTCAATTTCCCGATGTAAGGaagcatcatcaacatttaTTTGGTATGAGACGCCATAGGTTGAAAGAGGGTGACAAGTACCACCGATATGATTCTGGTGCCAActctgatgatgagttgCTGGAATCGTCCAGTCAGCTCACAGCAGCTGCGCCACttccacaacaacaaatacaagTTCAAGGACATGCCAACACATCCAAAGGAAGTCTGCAACCAGTAAAATTCAAAGCCACAATGAGAAAGACAAACAAGCGTAAAGATCGGAAAActaaatttgatgaattaaaGCCATGGAAGACACATGATGAGTTGAATTTTCCAACTGAGCATGAACGAAAAAGATATGAAGGTGTTTGGGTGAGTAATAAGGGGTTGTACATGAATCTAGTCGTGACAAGGTTGACCGGTGTTGATTATGACAGAGTTGATGGAGAAAAACCAACTGCTGAACATGATGATTCAATGAAGGCAGCTTTGATATCAACTAACGTTATTCAACCAGATGCAAAAGATGACGGGAGTGATAAAAATGATTCCAAAAAGGGTTCGCTTGAAGATGAAGCTCCACTATCCAAAGCCGAAGAAGCAGCAAATAAATTACACAGTTTGGAAAATGCTGACCcaaaccaattgattcttAGTGCAGTTGTGAAAAGAATATGGAATCGAAGTAGGTTACCTAGTGATATTTTGGaacaaatttggaatttggttgatttcCGTCGTGATGGATCATTAAACAAGAATGAGTTTCTTGTTGGTATGTGGCTTGTTGATCAGTGTCTATATGGACGTAAATTACCCAAAAAAGTTGAGTCTATTGTTTGGGATAGTCTTGGTGGAATTGGAGTGAAtgtgaatttgaattcgaGAAGGTGGAAGTAG
- a CDS encoding Hbr3 protein, protein MSTTKHVKTVILDAGPLITQPATTLQQYAQEFYTTPGVHSELKDEYARQQLVLWGDQLKIKQPSQSNIDKVIKFSKLTGDYGVLSVNDLHIIALAYELEIQSGGKLRSFPGEVLEGQEKDAQEKLMEKSTGVDDGFVSVKKGRKRGGRRQREKREAEARKLQGEGEEMVTAPESNATKADQDTAATSKEDKDESGNLLLETSESETQKDTNNYEAFQEINEEYNDSDDDGDWITPDNLRDEFIKDQNEQIQDTPIENKLINVALATGDFACQNVSIQLGINLLNTMSGKQIKRVRNYMYRCHACFRLTPINKDGKPKHFCPKCGGDTLLRCAVSVDNKTGKITPHLKANFQWIKRGERYSLPSPLSKNQQRLQGKGGYQHNKENRHKSQQNPLILREDQKEYQQALKNDEWERRQNEKMLQDWIGGGSADNYVSPFGTVNTIRPSGVRVGKGRYVNSSKGKSK, encoded by the coding sequence ATGTCTACAACTAAACATGTGAAAACAGTGATTTTGGATGCTGGTCCATTGATCACACAACCGGCGACTACTTTGCAACAATACGCACAAGAGTTCTATACCACACCTGGTGTCCACTCCGAATTAAAAGATGAATATGCACGTCAACAATTGGTGCTTTGGGGAGATCAATTAAAGATTAAACAACCTTCACAGAGTAATATTGACAAGGTGATCAAGTTTTCTAAACTCACTGGTGACTACGGTGTCTTGTCAGTTAATGACTTGCACATTATTGCATTGGCCTATGAATTGGAGATACAAAGTGGAGGAAAGTTGAGAAGTTTCCCCGGTGAAGTCTTAGAGGGCCAAGAAAAAGATGCACAGGAGAAACTAATGGAGAAAAGTACTGGAGTAGATGATGGATTTGTCTCAGTAAAGAAAGGTCGTAAAAGAGGTGGAAGAAgacaaagagaaaagagaGAAGCGGAAGCAAGGAAATTGCAAGGTGAAGGTGAGGAAATGGTTACTGCGCCAGAATCAAATGCCACAAAAGCTGACCAAGATACTGCAGCTACTTCAAAGGAAGATAAAGACGAATCAGGGAATCTTCTTCTAGAAACTTCCGAATCTGAAACTCAAAAAGATACTAACAACTATGAGGCTTTTCAAGAGATAAACGAAGAATACAATGActcagatgatgatggtgacTGGATAACTCCAGACAATTTACGAGATGAGTTCATTAAAGACCAAAATGAACAAATTCAGGACacaccaattgaaaacaaattaATCAATGTTGCCTTAGCTACAGGTGATTTTGCGTGTCAAAATGTATCCATACAACTAGGAATCAACTTATTGAATACCATGTCAGgtaaacaaatcaaaagagtACGTAATTATATGTACCGATGCCATGCATGCTTCAGACTTACACCAATTAATAAAGACGGCAAACCAAAACATTTCTGTCCAAAATGTGGTGGCGATACTTTGTTAAGATGTGCTGTATCAGTCGATAACAAGACAGGTAAAATCACCCCTCACTTGAAGGCTAACTTTCAATGGATCAAACGTGGTGAGCGTTATTCACTTCCATCTCCATTGAGTAAGAACCAACAACGATTACAAGGTAAAGGTGGTTATCAACACAATAAAGAAAACCGACACAAATCTCAACAAAACCCATTAATATTAAGAGAAGATCAAAAGGAGTATCAACaagcattgaaaaatgatgaGTGGGAAAGAAGACAGAATGAGAAAATGTTACAGGATTGGATCGGTGGAGGAAGTGCAGACAACTATGTCAGCCCTTTTGGTACCGTAAATACCATTAGACCCAGTGGTGTGCGTGTTGGAAAAGGTAGATATGTGAATTCATCTAAGGGAAAGAGTAAATAG
- a CDS encoding Gtt12 protein (S. cerevisiae homolog GTT1 has glutathione peroxidase activity, glutathione transferase activity and has role in glutathione metabolic process) — protein MPQEDKITVYWLAHSRAQRIVWLLEELGLEYNLHMEDRVQMVRAPESYKKYHPLGKTPVVHIEKPDGTIKKFAESGFITQYLIEHYDTTGKFKPATEDDKDLIDYFNHYSEGTIQPLLVGLLVNNVAGKSVPFPVSLLVKTVVGKIDQGYYQPETEKNVKYLNDFLKAQHAKGRKWFVGDKISAADIMLSFPIQSVITSDRGATSKPVKESYPDVYQYFQDITSEPAWIRAAEKVKGYDHVVINGKL, from the coding sequence ATGCCTCAAGAAGATAAAATTACTGTTTACTGGTTAGCTCACTCCAGGGCTCAAAGAATTGTGTGGTTGTTGGAGGAATTGGGATTGGAATATAACTTGCACATGGAGGATCGTGTTCAAATGGTTAGAGCCCCAGAAAGCTACAAAAAGTACCATCCATTAGGTAAAACTCCAGTTGTTCACATTGAAAAGCCTGATGGCACTATTAAGAAATTTGCTGAATCAGGATTCATCACTCAATATTTGATTGAACACTACGATACCACTGGTAAATTTAAACCAGCTACTGAGGACGATAAGGACTTGATTGACTACTTCAACCATTACTCTGAGGGTACTATTCAACCATTGTTGGTTGGTTTGTTGGTTAACAACGTTGCAGGAAAGTCGGTTCCATTCCCTGTGAGTTTGTTGGTGAAAACAGTCGTTGGTAAAATAGATCAAGGTTATTACCAACCAGAAACTGAAAAGAATGTGAAATACTTAAATGACTTCTTAAAAGCTCAACATGCTAAAGGCAGAAAATGGTTTGTTGGCGATAAGATTTCTGCTGCTGATATTATGTTGTCATTCCCAATTCAAAGTGTGATTACTTCGGACAGAGGTGCAACTAGCAAACCAGTCAAAGAGAGCTATCCTGATGTTTACCAATACTTCCAGGACATTACTTCAGAGCCAGCATGGATTAGAGCTGCTGAGAAGGTGAAAGGCTATGACCACGTTGTCATCAATGGTAAGTTGTAA
- a CDS encoding Gtt1 glutathione S-transferase translates to MAQEDKITLFWLPHSRAQRIVWLLEELGLEYNLHMEERIQDVRAPESFKKYHPLGKTPILHVEKPDGTIKKFAESGFIVQYLIEHYDTTGKFNPTTDDDKDLIEYFLHYSEGTLQPLLVGLLVNNVAAKSVSFPISLLVRTVVGKINSGYYAPEAEKNVKYLNDFLKAQHAKGRKWFVGNKISAADIMLSFPVQKVIVANGGATVKPIKESYPDMYQYFQFITSEPAWIRAAEKVNGHDHVVINGKI, encoded by the coding sequence ATGGCTCAAGAAGATAAAATCACACTTTTCTGGTTACCACATTCCAGAGCTCAAAGAATTGTGTGGTTGTTGGAGGAATTGGGATTGGAATATAACTTGCATATGGAGGAACGTATTCAAGATGTTAGGGCACCagaaagtttcaaaaaatatCACCCATTGGGAAAAACACCTATTCTTCATGTCGAGAAGCCTGATGGAACGATTAAGAAATTTGCTGAATCGGGATTCATAGTCCAGTATTTGATCGAACATTACGATACAACAGGTAAGTTCAACCCAACAACCGACGACGACAAAGATTTAATTGAATACTTTCTCCATTATTCAGAAGGTACCCTTCAACCTTTGTTGGTTGGTTTGTTGGTTAACAACGTTGCTGCAAAATCTGTTTCTTTCCCCATCAGTTTGTTGGTGAGAACAGTCGTTGGAAAGATCAACCTGGGATATTACGCTCCTGAAGCTGAAAAAAATGTGAAGTACTTAAATGACTTCTTAAAAGCTCAACATGCTAAAGGTAGAAAATGGTTTGTTGGAAATAAGATTTCTGCTGCTGATATTATGTTGTCATTCCCGGTTCAAAAGGtaattgttgcaaatggTGGTGCAACTGTTAAACCAATTAAAGAAAGCTATCCTGACATGTATCAATACTTCCAATTTATAACCTCGGAACCAGCATGGATCAGAGCTGCGGAAAAGGTTAATGGACACGATCATGTTGTCATCAATGGCAAAATTTAA
- a CDS encoding glutathione S-transferase — protein sequence MPQEDRITVHWLNFSRAQRILWLLDELNLSYDLKVYERTKEYRAPKELEQVHPLGKSPVVEITKPDGEVIQLAESGWIVQYLIDNYDTEGKLKPATIQDSNKVNYFLHYSEGTFQPLLVGLLVNQMATKVPPFPANWIAGAVVKGINAKYYGPELEKNLKYLNGIAAAQHSNGSKYLVGNKLSGADIILSFPIVSIFTTGRGLRPSVVDEFPELHKYYQNLSQEKSLKNANEKIAQYERNPLKL from the exons ATGCCTCAAGAAGATAGAATCACTGTTCACTG GTTGAACTTCTCCCGAGCCCAAAGAATTCTTTGGTTGTTAGACGAATTGAACTTATCGTATGACTTGAAAGTTTATGAAAGAACCAAAGAATACAGAGCCCCTAAAGAGTTGGAACAGGTCCATCCTTTGGGGAAGTCCccagttgttgaaatcaccAAACCTGATGGTGAAGTGATTCAACTTGCTGAATCTGGGTGGATTGTCCAATACTTGATTGACAACTATGACACGGAAGGAAAGCTTAAACCAGCTACTATCCAAGATAGTAATAAAGTTAATTACTTTCTCCATTATTCTGAGGGAACTTTCCAACCGTTGTTAGTTGGGTTGTTGGTCAATCAAATGGCAACTAAAGTCCCACCATTTCCAGCCAATTGGATTGCTGGTGCTGTTGTCAAGGGAATCAATGCCAAATATTATGGCCCcgaattggaaaagaatttgaaatactTGAATGGCATTGCTGCCGCTCAACATTCCAACGGCAGTAAGTACTTGGTGGGAAACAAATTGTCTGGTGCTGATATCATATTGAGCTTCCCAATCGTTTCCATTTTTACTACAGGTAGAGGCTTACGCCCAAGTGTTGTCGATGAATTTCCTGAATTGCACAAgtattatcaaaatttgagTCAGGAAAAGAGTTTGAAGAATGCCAATGAAAAGATTGCTCAATATGAACGTAATCCACTCAAGTTGTAG